In the Necator americanus strain Aroian chromosome X, whole genome shotgun sequence genome, TAACTCCCTGTCTACAATGCTCTCCCGCCTGTTCTTACGTATcagctgtttcttttctttgttcctttACAGTGATTTTATAAAAGCTTTTTGCACTCATGTATTCATAGAATTATGTACTGTTGTTGCCTAGTACACATGGATGGTCGTTTAATAAGTAAATGTATGTTTATTAAAGAATGCAGTGATCAATTCAGCATTTGGAACCAATTGTTTAATcagaattggttttttttttctattcagaatcgtcaatgaatgaattaacCAGTAGAAATCAGAGAACAGATTGGTTGATATTTAAATGTGTAAAAGAAAGATCACCCTGGTTTTGCAACTTTGTGACATTTACACATTCTATATGTTTACAAGTAATACTACCTTCCTTTACCTAGTAGCTAATTGGTCAAAGAGGGAAAGCAGTTCCCTCTCTGCCTTTCAGCTTTCGACAACGATCTTGAAATCTTTCATAAAGTATATGAAACAAATTGTACTGCTGACTAAGAGGGATTGATGTTTCTGAAGTGATCAGACAGTTCATGCATACGTCGATTAATGTCAGAGCTATGTATATGATAATGTTTGCTCCTACATTGTTGTCTATGCTGTTTATGTTTGACGTGTTTGAAATTGCATTCTTCTGAAAATATATTGAATCTGCAAAGGATTAACATTTTTCACttatcacttctttttttacctaCTCATGAATTTTACCACGAACAACATAAGGTAACCAAGGTTTCCTACTTTGAGACATAAACGACGTTAGAAAATGCACGGTGACATCCGTAAAGTTTACAGAAAATACCGCACACATACTCACCACAGGCTTATTTTCGTATTTGTTCTTCTAATACATttagtaataattaaaaaaggaacactgtgaagatttattttttaacctaataaagtgaaagaaatttcGTTTTCTAGAAAGTAAGTTTGTTGTCtaaatttatgatttttttttatgaagagTGATAGATTAGGAGGAAACTATGTACAAGAAGGGTCACCATCGTTGTAAAGTTTCTAGAAAATGCtgcatgtaatttttttccatatcttCTTGGACTGTATAACTGGTCAACATTAAAACCACTCTTCAATGATTTATTCAGCATTTCTTTGCGTCTGTAAAATAGAACTAAACAGAACATGTTAAGATCAATCTCCTTCGATTTCATTTCAGCTACGGCGAAGTACGTAATCGTACTTCGCCGACATCATTTGAGCGATTTCTTCTCATTGAGAAATGATATGCTATTCGTAGTGATTTGATTATAAGAAAATGTCATATCACGTAATCAAAACCGCATCATCTTAGATGCATCATCGTCTGCAGCAGAAATACACATTACAGAacatttttatatgttttcaATTCATCTCGTATACACTTTTTAGACCGCCCACATAACGCAACTGTATTCCGCCTCACACATGCACAGGCACACATTTTTCCCCCCACCCAGCTGTCTCCATGCCGTTTGCGGCCGTTTCGGATCATCAGCAATGTGTCGTTGAGAGTTTAACGATCAATAAATATTCGGATCAATGTGGAGAGAAAGGCAGACAAACGACTTCTCTATCCGTTTCTCGATGTTTGTGACGCTTTTGGCGGCCGCTAATACAAATTAACTGAATCCGAACTCTTAGTCAAACAACATACAtaaactttaaatttttttccaatttgaaTTTGTGCATTGTTTCTTCACAACGGTTATTCTTTTCGTTTGCCGTTCTTCGTCCTGATTCAATctattttctcatgttttccaTTAAATCACATGTGTGTGATAGGTGATCACCGTTgaagaaagttgaaaaacTATAGAATATTTCAGGTATGCCGCTTTCCCGACTTTCGGTACCTGCAGACTTGTGGAAAGCCAGTCGACGATTTCAGTCTGTTGCTCCTTTATTAAAACCGAAAAGGGATGCTATTCGGGCTTTAATcaatcaagttagtgttttttttttttcaaagtttattAAACCTTTAATTTGTAACTCTAATCtcgaatttatttttcatttgaattttgagaagaaaaacagaaaagaacaatTCTTAGAAGTTCTGCTTGATATCCTTACTTAACGGATGCTCGATGATGAGAAGCAGAAGATTTTCTCATAAGATATACGTATATTTGATAAGATAGGAGCTTTCCATGTCGTCATGCATAACAATTTCGCTTCACGGCATCAGGTTTCTCGTTTTATCAGAATTTGATCAATGCTATCTTTGTTCTTCAGGTGTAACGTCATGATTTTGACATCCTGAatacaatactctgcatgaacattgaaaaaccgacggtgagtgacggtgcggcaccgtcggccaccgtcgcttgctcataactgctcataaaatggaaacttcaggacaactcatatatcattagattcctctctttgagatctatacaaaaaccgacatattgttgagaaaggagcaaaacgACGCAAAATATGcgcaaaaaagcaataattggaacctaacatagcctaaggttatagttgaaaaagtgttcagagaaATTGTtgctttgttatttttttagtcatttgtgCGTCATTTCtagtcattttaattgttgaATAAAATAGCGGTTGgtccttactttgaacgtttgttgcaaggaaagaagttgtcaGAACGGCCTATAAAATCGCGGTTGAGCACAACTATGCCTGAATTTTGCGAGATTTGTATTGTATATAGACAGACGAATCCCGCTCGTACACTAGAGTatcgcaaagtttgaaaatcccacttttcgtctttttcctttcatttcgtCTCCATTTTGCACCTCCGTTAATCACCAGAACAGAGTTCAAATCGAAGGAACCTAAGCAGAACTCTTAAAACAGATAGTGTAAATTACTTTGTAACGTTTGTTTTCCTgtgaatagattttctcgGTCTCTTATAACATCTTCATTTCATAACTttccatagaaaggaagagtattAAGATTACTACTAAAAtttatgcaactatttcaGCGCCATAATActtgatttacaaaaaatcgagttcgccacagcatttcgagttgaatgatatTGTTTCCAAAGCTAttcgaaattatttcttttctatctgaCTCCGCGGCCCAgctattttcgcacctcaACCGAGGCTGGCCTATTGCACCATTGGCAACCACAATCTTGGAAAGACAACATTTATATAGACGTCGCATATTTTTGTTGGGAAAAAGTTCTGAACTAATCTTTTGCAGATATTACGTAATGAAATCAAGGACTAAGACTCAATCGAATTCTAGTGAAGATGAGATTATTAATACTGTTACCTGATCTGATCGCTCCAGTTCAGCTGTCATTAATACGATAAGATTTAAACCATCTTATCCCTTATTTTATATATGTAGTTCGAACAATGACTACTATCTTTATATTCTAtataattgttgttgttatttcaaaattgactCTAACTACAAAtacttcacgaaaaaaagtgctacCCAGCGGGCACTAATAAATCCAACATCAGAGGATGAATATTGACATTTTGATCCTAATGTGAACTGGCATCATATATTATAGTGaagtgttcaatttttttttccgttccatgtacatatttgaatttcttggGATAAAATGTGGAGTTGACATCCACACAATGTTTCCTTCCAATGCTGCAGCAGTGACTGCCAATGGTGCAATATGCCAGCCTTGGTtgaggtgcgaaaatagcCGGGCCGCGGAGtcagatagaaaagaaataatttcgaatagctttggaaacgatatcattcaactcgaaatgctTCAGCGAACTCGATTTTTTATAAATCAAGAAGCATAGTATTGAAACAGtcgcataaaatttaatagtaatCTTCATGCTCTTCCTCTCTATGGAAAGTTATGAAATGAAGATGTTATAAGAGACcgagaaaatctattcacAGGAAAACAAACGTTACAAAGTAATTTACACTATCTGTTTTAAGAGTTCTGCTTAGGTTCCTTCGATCTGAACTCTGTTCTGGTGATTAACGGAGGTGCAAAGtggagatgaaatgaaaggaaaaagacgaaaagtgggATTCTCAAGCTTTGCGATAGTCTAGTGCACGAGCGGGGTTCTTCTGTCTATATGCAATACAAATCTCGCAAAATTCAATAATATTTGTGCTCAACCGCGATTTTGTAGGCTGTTCtgacaacttctttccttgcaacaaacgttcaaagtaaggaggaaccgctattttatacaacaattgaaatgactaaaaatgacacacaaatgactaaaaaataacaaaacaacagtTTCAAGTGCACgcctacaacaatttcttgctgcTCTGACCAAacgtgaaagtttgagtccctgaacactttttcaactataaccttaggctatgttaggttccaattattgctttttggtgcatatttggcgtcattttgctcctttttcaagaatatGTCGGTTTTTatatagatctcaaagagaggaatctaatgatatatgagttgtcctgaagtttccattttatgagcagttatgagcaagcgacggtggccgacggtgccgcaccgtcactcaccgtcggtttttcaatgttcatgcagagtattgtataTGTCATAAACACATATGTACATAGAAGGGGGATTCTATCTgtttctactgtttttttttaaatgagaccTTTTTAACCCGGAATTTTCACTCTCCTTgccttctcttcctttctttccttttctttttttttgtttaggtgATCCCTAACAATTTGTTTCTGCGTTCGAAGTAATATTCTAAATTCAgattgaaaaagagaaaggagcAGCAAAATTACCGTTCGTTGACACACATGGACGTGTTCACAGTTACCTCCGGATATCACTTACTGAAAAGTGTAATCTCAGATGTGGGTAGAGAACATATTTTTCAGGTCTTTGATTATTAACCTCGCActttaaacattaaaaaaccGCAAAGCTAGTTTTGCGTAGTAGTCAACCAAATGAAAATGTGGTGCTACGTTGTTGACACATGCGGAAATACCATATGTTTTAGTAAAATAATAGATTGTTAAGGTTTAAACAAAGCTCTGATAAAATGAGCCACGAAGAAAATGTAATTTCAATTGTGCAATTTCGAATCTGCCCTGTGATAACCCTGTGAGCGCAGAAGAAAGTGAGTAGACAAACTTGCTGGTGTTTTTCAGGTTTGTACTGCATGCCTGAAGAGGGAGTACAACTTACACCACCATCAAACTTGTTGACTTCAGATGAAATTGTCAGACTTGTTGAATTATTTGCTAGTCATGGTATAGATAAAATTAGGTTGACAGGTGGAGAACCGACGATAAGAAGAGACATAGTCGAGATAGTAGGTATGAGTTCGAagaatttccattatttcaaaaaaaaagaaagaaaaaacgatgaTATCGTTCAGAAAGGATACGAAACATTGACGGGATCGTGGATATAGGGTTGACATCAAATGGTATAGTACTTGCGAAGAAGTTACGTCAACTTAAAGAAGCTGGTCTCACAAaggtttttaaattctttctcCTCAGTACAAAAtcgtcctctttttctttattgttcttttttaaggTAAACATAAGTCTAGATACGTTAGTTGATCATAAATTTACGCTAATGACTAGAAGAAATGGTTTTGCAAAAGTTATGAAGAGCATCGACCTCGCTGAAGCATTGTTCCCCACAGTGAAGGTAGGTTGCTTGTTGTCTTTTTATAGTAGGGtaaaaacgagatgaagcacgTGCGCAATTGCGGACacagcttctctcgaggcgcttcggtggagcgtagcggctaggagcgtggtgaaacccttgctgacaccacctattgttgcagtttgcgacggtcccacctcggttccaactgctgcgtcgaacgcgccgcttcgagcgcgtacgcaaaggcaccgcaactacactcgtgattcatgtcgttttgatccgactaaaCATCACATCCGTTACTACCAAGCTGTAATATTACCATTTTCTAGATCAATACGGTGGTGATGCGAAATATAAATGATGACGAAGTGAATGATTTCGTTAATTTGACGAAAAATCGCGTTAGTCTCATCTCAAACTATTCATGTGTTGTATGGCTAGCAAATAAAATCAACGCTAAAATGTCCCCGCATTTTCAGCGATTAGATGTTCGATTTATCGAATATATGCCATTTGGTGGGAATCACTTCTCGacgaaaaaattcattgattttaaagCACTTCTTGCTATTATCAACCAAAAGTACAACGGATTAGTCGAACGCTTGCAGGATGCACCACATGCCACCACTAAGGTAGGTTTTCCAACctaaatttgtttttcggTAATGAAACTACAATCTTCTCAAACTGCATTGCAACCCACGGCATAAGGAAGGTAAGCAAACCAAAATTCATGTAGTCTGAGCTGCAtgggacgttttttttttttttggaaataaaaagtgtGAAGCTATGTGTTACTTCTCCCTACCTTATCGGGCTGACGTGGCGTAATTTTCAAACGAACACATacatttgagaaaaagttgtagGGACTTTCAggcttagttttttcttttttttttgaagaagggtAAGTTACACTGAAGAATTATTGATAGTacattctttctatttctatccTATTCCTATCCTAACTATTCTATCTTTTATCTTCTGATGAAAACCTCCGATTTGTATTTTCTTGTCGCTATTTGACTAACTTCAAATCAGCGAGAACAAACTACGTTAATCTTTAGGATTCTTTTGGATTAGAATGATTTACTTGTTTTAATCGGCAGGCGGATGTCACGGCCTTACGCGGCTCCCCGCATTTTCGCCGAGGTgggtcgtccttgaacacattTGAGCCCATTGCGTTGCTTGTcaacgccaagtgtcctcagaCGGTCCTTTACCACCTCCGTCCGGGAATTTCCCTTACGACCAGGAGACCTTTTCCACTCTGGGTCTAGAAGCATCCTCAGGACGACGTGGTCGATCAGACGATCTTctcataacgtgaccaaagaagcgaaggtTTCTGTGATCACTTCAGGAGGTTGGACAAGGCGATGATTTCTACGTTATCCGCTGCTACATTCTATCCACTTTCCTGTAAAATTCTTCGTTATCGCACACCatcggccaaaagtagcctaacAGTCGTCTAATTagctttctctccatgcagtcaagcttttCCTTGACCGTTGACGGCGCTGCCCGAATCTTTGATCCGTACATCctgatagggcgaattgcagATAGATAgcctcgcagcttgacttcgttggcgatggggGTCGACGGGATTGGAATATCTGAGAGTTTATCAGCAATGCTCTAAAACGATTATAATAGTACACAGTTCATACATAAAAGTAGTGAAATAGATTGTGATAATGTATATGTCACTCTGGTTCTACTTAAAATTCCCTGTTGAGTGTTCGTgcaactgtttcttttttaggcTTTCAAAATAGCTGGGTTCAAAGggcaattcggattcatcaccTCAATGAGCGATCATTTTTGTGGTACGTGCAATCGCTTACGCATAACGGCTGATGGAAATCTCAAGGTAGAAATGACATTAATTCTCATTGCATTATTTGATAGAGATAAGAATTTGAAGTTACCATAGTAAATCTTTGCAAAAAAGTTCTATTTCTTTGGAACACACtaaattttgctttcttctgCTACAGGATAAAGTACTTGGCGCTAGTCAATctcttgggatgcaccaatgctgcaaagggataaaggataaataaagGAAGTGGGGTTGACCAACCCCTATGGGGATGCAACTACACATTCGACTCCAACTCAGAATTCTTCGAGATATATGAGCGCATGTGCAGCACTTAGTTGCAGTAGATCAGTTTCGATCATCGATCGATCgcaccatcgatcgtgcaatcaCAGCCGAACATCTTACTGACTGCACTACGCCAGTCCACAATGCTATACGATTTCTGTACAGAATTGTAAAGAGTTTGTGAACATCTTTGTGATGTATACAACGACTTTAATGTATCAGACAGATAATCACTGTATCAATCACTTTAATGTATCAGATAATCACTGTTTTTGTACCTTTCCTGACAGATTCACTAGCAGTTTATCGAAcaaagggcgggtgtggtgcagtctgttagagatccgttgtagccacacggtggATGTTTCGaaagtgcaaaccaagcctttcatccctcgggttgataaattggtaccagacctgtgtggaaggataaaaacactgacttgattatcggttggcccccgcaagtcgttgtataggacacgcattccaaaacctcaaagatggcgaattgcagtgaaacgGATTGGCGCATCCCGGGTGGACTGATACGCCAaggactttatcctttacttcttATCGAAAACGAAGGCTGGATatgaagataaaagaaaagtgaaaagtgtctggcgttaatcaatccgcttgggatgcgccccgacgttcacttcaattcagaatcgtttgaggtttacgaacgtgtaactggcctctacaatgagttgcggtggctagccgatgtgtcaagtcagtgtttttatccttccagacaagtatgGCActaattcatcgaccccgaagagatgaaaggctcgatgagcgctagggcggattagAACCTCCgatgcaggaagcggaaacTCTAACCGCttcactacacccgcccggATATGAAGATAAAAGGGAAAAGTAGACGTACGATGTGTAGACGGTGTTGAAACCATTTTCTGCTGTCCTA is a window encoding:
- a CDS encoding hypothetical protein (NECATOR_CHRX.G22059.T2) — translated: MPLSRLSVPADLWKASRRFQSVAPLLKPKRDAIRALINQIEKEKGAAKLPFVDTHGRVHSYLRISLTEKCNLRCLYCMPEEGVQLTPPSNLLTSDEIVRLVELFASHGIDKIRLTGGEPTIRRDIVEIVERIRNIDGIVDIGLTSNGIVLAKKLRQLKEAGLTKVNISLDTLVDHKFTLMTRRNGFAKVMKSIDLAEALFPTVKINTVVMRNINDDEVNDFVNLTKNRRLDVRFIEYMPFGGNHFSTKKFIDFKALLAIINQKYNGLVERLQDAPHATTKAFKIAGFKGQFGFITSMSDHFCGTCNRLRITADGNLKVCLHGNAEKKEATRGDGKSPTYAQSAYDSHWRITKCDLYSSVITSSLSRLLPFVSNISTIRLCSKASHISNGFSHVSKDGSAKQVDISHKPVSFREAVAEGKIKLTQELVHQIKNNTSRKGDVLNIARIASVMGAKLTASLIPLCHNITISYVHTEFRLDENECVLFIRTTARTTANTGIEMEALTACTIAALTVYDMCKAVTQEMVISDIRLISKSGGKTEYKAVSNF
- a CDS encoding hypothetical protein (NECATOR_CHRX.G22059.T1); the encoded protein is MPLSRLSVPADLWKASRRFQSVAPLLKPKRDAIRALINQIEKEKGAAKLPFVDTHGRVHSYLRISLTEKCNLRCLYCMPEEGVQLTPPSNLLTSDEIVRLVELFASHGIDKIRLTGGEPTIRRDIVEIVERIRNIDGIVDIGLTSNGIVLAKKLRQLKEAGLTKVNISLDTLVDHKFTLMTRRNGFAKVMKSIDLAEALFPTVKINTVVMRNINDDEVNDFVNLTKNRRLDVRFIEYMPFGGNHFSTKKFIDFKALLAIINQKYNGLVERLQDAPHATTKAFKIAGFKGQFGFITSMSDHFCGTCNRLRITADGNLKVCLHGNAEVSMRDLLRRHASSDEISDVIQKAVTRKKKQHADYRDGKSPTYAQSAYDSHWRITKCDLYSSVITSSLSRLLPFVSNISTIRLCSKASHISNGFSHVSKDGSAKQVDISHKPVSFREAVAEGKIKLTQELVHQIKNNTSRKGDVLNIARIASVMGAKLTASLIPLCHNITISYVHTEFRLDENECVLFIRTTARTTANTGIEMEALTACTIAALTVYDMCKAVTQEMVISDIRLISKSGGKTEYKAVSNF